From the Candidatus Methylomirabilota bacterium genome, the window AGGTCGGTGTAGAGCCACTCCGGCGAATTGTCGGCCACGATCGAGACGACGTCGCGCGGGCGCAGCCCGAGAGCGACCAGCCCCAGCCCGACCCGCTTCGCCTGCTCGCCGTACTCGCGCCAGGAGATTCCGCGCCAGATCCCGAGGTCCTTCTCCCGCATCGCGACGCGGTCCCCGCGTTCCCGCACCACGTGGCGGAACAGGCGGGGCAGGGTGTCGTGGCCGTGGACGAGCGCGGGCGCCGCGGGGGCGGCCCGGCCGGGCTCGGTGGTCAGCGCCATGTCTTCTTCCTCTTCCAGCGCCGCGTGCCGCGGACGCTCGATTCCTTGAGGCCCAGATAGAACTCGCGGATGTCGTCCTTGTCGAGCAGGCGCTCGCAGGTGTCCTCCATCACGATGCGACCCAGCTCCAGCACGTAGCCGTAGTCCGCGGTGTGCAGCGCCACGTTGGCGTTCTGCTCCACCAGCAGCACGGTCACCCCGTGCTCGCGATTGATGCGGCGGATGATCTCGAAGATGTCCTTGACCAGCTTGGGGGCCAGCCCGAGCGAGGGCTCGTCGAGCAGCATGACCTTGGGGCGAGCCATCAGGGCTCGGGCGATGGCCAGCATCTGCTGCTCGCCGCCCGAGAGCTGGCCCGCGCGCTGCTCGGCCCGCGCCCGCAGCACCGGGAAGTACTCGTTGACCATCTCGAGGTCCCGGGCCACCCCGTCGGTGTCCTTGCGGTTGTAGGCGCCCATGCGCAGGTTCTCGCGCACCGAGAGGAACGGGAAGACCTCGCGTCCCTCCGGCACGTGGCTCAGCCCGAGCCGCGCCACCCGGTCCGGGTCGAGGCCCTGGATCGGGCGGCCCTCGAGCAGGACGGTGCCCTTCTGCGGATCCATCACCCCGGAGACCGTCTTGAGGATGGTGGTCTTGCCCGCTCCGTTGGCCCCGAGGATGGTGACGATGGCGCCGGCCGGCACGCGGAAGCTCACCCCGCGCAGCGCCATGATCGGCCCGTAGAAGGTCTCGACGTTGCTGACGGTGAGGAGCGCCTCGGCCACCGTCAGCCTCCCAGATAGGCCTTGATCACGTCGGGATGCTCCTGGACTTCCCGAGAGCTGCCGCAGGCGATGGCGCGCCCGTAGTTGAGCGCCAGCACGCGGTCCGAGACCGCGCTCACCAGGCTCATGTCGTGCTCCACCATCAGCACGGTGATGCCGAGCAGCGTGCGGATGTCCTCGATCCAGAACGCCATGTCCGCGGTCTCCTCCACGCTGAGGCCCGAGGATGGCTCGTCGAGCAGCAAGAGCGTGGGCTCGGTGCAGAGGGCGCGGCCCATCTCCACCACCTTGCGGACCCCGTAGGGCAGGTTCACCACCAGGCTGTCGCGGTAGGGCTGCAGGTCGAGGAAATCGATCACCTTCTCGGCCGCCTCGCGATGCGCGCGCTCGCGAGCGCGCACTCCGGGCAGGAACAGGAGCTCCTGCACCAGGTGCGGGCGAGCGTGCGCGTGGCGGCCCAGGAGCAGGTTCTGCAGCACCGAAGCGTGCTCGAACAGCTCGATGTTCTGGAAGGTGCGCGCGATGCCGCGCCGGGCGATCTCGTGCGGAGGCACCCGGGTGATGTCCTCGTCGCGGAAGAGCAGACGCCCTCCGCTCGCGTCGTAGATGCGCGAGACCAGGTTGAAGATGGTGGTCTTGCCGGCGCCGTTGGGGCCGATGATGGTGAAGACCTGGCCCCGCTCGACCGCGAAGCTCACGCCGTCGACCGCCCGGATGCCGCCGAAGTTCATTCCCAGATTGTCGGCCGCGAAGAAGCTCACCGCAGGCGCTCCGAGCGCATGTAGGTCTTCTGGCGCCGGAAGGTGGCGCGCTTGTACAGGGGGAACGTGGAGAAGAAGACCTGCAGCTTGCGCCAGCGGCCGTAGATGCCGAGGGGCTCGAACAGGATGAAGAGCACCAGGATCAGGCCGAAGATGCCCGGCTCGAGCCCGGGCTGCTTCACGAACCGGTCCAGCGCCAGGTACACCGCGTTGCCGGCATCGTGGCCGAGCGCGCCCGCCGCGTGGCCCGCCCACTGCGGCACGTTGTCGCGCGCCTCCGAGATCAGCACCGGCAGCATCGCCACGAAGACCGCGCCGTAGAGGGCGCCGTGCAGGCTGCCGAGACCGCCCACCACCACCATCAACAGGAACTGGATCGACAGCAGCACGCTGAAGATGTCGGGGGCCAGGAACCCGATCTTGTGGGCGAAGAGCGCGCCCGCCGCGCCCATGAGCCCGGCCGAGTAGGCGAAGGCCATGGTCTTGTAGCGGGCCAGGTGCACGCCCATGGACTGGGCGGCGATCTCGCTGTCGCGGATGGCCACCCACGCGCGGCCGGTGGGGGCGCGCAGCACGTTGGCGGTGAGCCAGAGCGCCCCGATGAGCACGGCCAGGCACAGGTAGTAGAACGCCAGGTCCGAGGTGAACGAGACGCCGAAGATCACCGGCTTGTCCACCGGCCGGCCCTTCAGCCCGTGGGTGACGTGCTCCCAGCGCGTGAACACCTCCTGGATGATCAGCGCGAAGGCGAGCGTGGCGATGGTCAGGTAGACGCCGGTCATGCGCAGCGCGGGCAGCCCCACCAGCACCCCGGCGGCCGCGGACAGCGCGGCGGCGAGGGCCATCGCGACGATCCAGGGCAGGTGCAGGTCCTGGAGGAAGTAGACGTGCGCGTAGGCGCCGATGCCGAGGAACGCGGCGTGGCCGAGGCTCACCAGCCCGGTGTAGCCGGCCAGCACCATCAGCGAGACGCCGCAGATGCCGTAGATCAACACCATGCTGATGTCGACCAGGAAGTCCGGCACCGCCAGCGGCAGCAGGATCACCGCGGCGAGCAGAGCCGCGTACCACCGGCGCTGCACCGGATCCTGGAAGAGGCCCAGGTCCTGGTCGTAGGTCGTCTTGAACGGGACGCGCATGCCCGGTCACACCTTCTTGCGGCCGACCGTCCCGAACATGCCCTGCGGGCGGATCGCCAGCACCAGGAGCAGCACGATGTAGGCCGCCACGTCCTTGACTCCGAGCGGCAGGTACGCGCCCGAGAACAGCTCGATCAGCCCGATGGTGATGCCGCCCACCAGGGCGCCGGGAATCGATCCGAAGCCGCCCAGCACCGCGGCCGCGAAGGCCTTGAGCCCGATGAAGCCCAGGTTGATGTCGATCAGCGAGACCGGGGCCAGCAGCACGCCCGCGATGGCGGCCACCCCGGCCGAGATCGCCCAGATCAGCGAGAACATCCGCTTCACCGGGATGCCCATGTAGTACGCGGCGAGCTGGTTCTGCGACGCGGCCTGCATGGCCACGCCCACCCGCGAGTAGGTGAAGAAGGCGTAGAGCACCGCGCACAGCACCAGCGTGCCGACGATGATCGACACGTATTCGTGGCTCACGCTGACGCCGCCGACCCGGGAGGTCTGGGCGCTGAACGGGGTCGGCAGCGTGTAGATCTCGGAGCCCCAGATGAGCGAGGCGACGCTCCGGAACATGGCACCG encodes:
- a CDS encoding branched-chain amino acid ABC transporter permease, with amino-acid sequence MRVPFKTTYDQDLGLFQDPVQRRWYAALLAAVILLPLAVPDFLVDISMVLIYGICGVSLMVLAGYTGLVSLGHAAFLGIGAYAHVYFLQDLHLPWIVAMALAAALSAAAGVLVGLPALRMTGVYLTIATLAFALIIQEVFTRWEHVTHGLKGRPVDKPVIFGVSFTSDLAFYYLCLAVLIGALWLTANVLRAPTGRAWVAIRDSEIAAQSMGVHLARYKTMAFAYSAGLMGAAGALFAHKIGFLAPDIFSVLLSIQFLLMVVVGGLGSLHGALYGAVFVAMLPVLISEARDNVPQWAGHAAGALGHDAGNAVYLALDRFVKQPGLEPGIFGLILVLFILFEPLGIYGRWRKLQVFFSTFPLYKRATFRRQKTYMRSERLR
- a CDS encoding ABC transporter ATP-binding protein; translation: MSFFAADNLGMNFGGIRAVDGVSFAVERGQVFTIIGPNGAGKTTIFNLVSRIYDASGGRLLFRDEDITRVPPHEIARRGIARTFQNIELFEHASVLQNLLLGRHAHARPHLVQELLFLPGVRARERAHREAAEKVIDFLDLQPYRDSLVVNLPYGVRKVVEMGRALCTEPTLLLLDEPSSGLSVEETADMAFWIEDIRTLLGITVLMVEHDMSLVSAVSDRVLALNYGRAIACGSSREVQEHPDVIKAYLGG
- a CDS encoding branched-chain amino acid ABC transporter permease, whose amino-acid sequence is MDTILQLALNGLAVGCIYGLVALGFVLIYKATELVNFAQGDLLMLGAFVCYMFVVWYGVGYWAAFALAVVIVGLFGAVLDRTVLRRVIGQPQFAVVMLTIGLGAMFRSVASLIWGSEIYTLPTPFSAQTSRVGGVSVSHEYVSIIVGTLVLCAVLYAFFTYSRVGVAMQAASQNQLAAYYMGIPVKRMFSLIWAISAGVAAIAGVLLAPVSLIDINLGFIGLKAFAAAVLGGFGSIPGALVGGITIGLIELFSGAYLPLGVKDVAAYIVLLLVLAIRPQGMFGTVGRKKV
- a CDS encoding ABC transporter ATP-binding protein, with protein sequence MALRGVSFRVPAGAIVTILGANGAGKTTILKTVSGVMDPQKGTVLLEGRPIQGLDPDRVARLGLSHVPEGREVFPFLSVRENLRMGAYNRKDTDGVARDLEMVNEYFPVLRARAEQRAGQLSGGEQQMLAIARALMARPKVMLLDEPSLGLAPKLVKDIFEIIRRINREHGVTVLLVEQNANVALHTADYGYVLELGRIVMEDTCERLLDKDDIREFYLGLKESSVRGTRRWKRKKTWR